One segment of Babylonia areolata isolate BAREFJ2019XMU chromosome 24, ASM4173473v1, whole genome shotgun sequence DNA contains the following:
- the LOC143299072 gene encoding uncharacterized protein LOC143299072 yields the protein MATGGIDEDKICSVCLENFKGRRPKVLPCRHTFCLICLADLLERESQTCGTGGQDWEEEGERSARSLTCPTCRRVIPVPAGGVTEFQTNFNLDTDCRKEDPLPVLCSLCDGDQKAQFQCSKCQNNFCSRCRRYHDRCCQGPQVTVLQDPSDTTSSAQSPTSCQVEEQLKMVDDAMKKLTEEESQLNQERRAVDNSINVRYTTLLCHAADARDACLVSVRDECEAMTEQLHSSMTEAQQTRDTLQQQLSPSQPAPVSAAQLRAALFLQGEAQMILNRKLDSTALLRHEVEDNTPLMINTLQSFMGKVVRSTQSSDPAHSKAASGSQGFQADPGTASSVGTHPRSLDDLYEKFEDLVGRFTLLQSSNTLLTQNVTQLSNANSKLSSEQSAVQREVTTVKDQNMKLTSDQAALQREMAALRDKNVIVHQDRAGLTAEKDRVSADLAKLHNDVVSMQTQVSMQQTDIIQLKADHGAVDSKLTTVQTDITALQADSAIVKNDVSQLKTDCSELKSDMAKVHKSISDLEGDHSALQTDMTASKTQVVSLELKMKSVQDSLQDNMKTLTAVETRCVKANTHVGFHAWMSPTVTTNWKQQTLICGNVISSVGGGYDRDSGVFTAPLPGLYCFLASTSPGMEDVMKKAGLCIVLDGEEKGVVVSYGKSMSTGHTVVKMKAGQRVWLRSWGGAEYTFGGGWCTSFSGMLVQADA from the exons ATGGCGACTGGCGGAATTGATGAGGACAAAATTTGCTCTGTGTGCCTTGAAAATTTTAAAGGACGACGACCTAAAGTTCTtccatgcagacacacgttctgTTTGATTTGTTTAGCGGACTTACTGGAAAGAGAAAGTCAG acatgtGGCACTGGTGGACAAGActgggaagaggaaggagagaggtcaGCCAGAAGTCTGACGTGCCCCACCTGTCGTCGTGTCATTCCTGTCCCTGCTGGGGGGGTGACGGAATtccag ACAAACTTTAACCTGGACACTGACTGCAGAAAGGAAGATCCCCTACCTGTGCTGTGCAGCCTGTGTGATGGAGATCAGAAAGCCCAGTTCCAATGTAGCAAATGCCAGAACAACTTCTGCTCTCGGTGTCGACGCTACCATGACAGATGTTGCCAGGGACCTCAGGTGACAGTGCTGCAGGACCCCTCAGACACAACCAGCTCAGCACAGAGCCCAACAAGCTGTCAGGTGGAGGAGCAGCTGAAGATGGTTGACGACGCCATGAAGAAACTGACAGAAGAAGAGAGTCAGCTGAACCAGGAGAGAAGAGCCGTGGACAACAGCATCAACGTTCGCTACACCACTCTGCTGTGCCATGCTGCCGATGCACGTGACGCCTGTCTGGTCAGTGTGAGAGATGAGTGTGAAGCTATGACTGAGCAGCTTCACTCCAGCATGACAGAAGCGCAGCAAACACGGGACACGCTTCAGCAACAACTGTCACCGTCACAGCCAGCTCCTGTGTCAGCGGCCCAGCTGAGAGCGGCACTGTTCCTGCAGGGAGAAGCTCAGATGATCCTGAACAGGAAGCTGGACAGCACTGCACTGCTCAGACATGAGGTGGAAGACAACACTCCCCTGATGATCAACACTCTGCAGTCGTTCATGGGGAAAGTCGTCAGGTCCACCCAGTCTTCAGACCCTGCCCACAGCAAAGCAGCTTCAGGATCACAGGGCTTTCAGGCTGACCCAGGAACTGCGTCATCAGTGGGGACACATCCAAGGAGCCTGGATGATCTGTACGAGAAGTTTGAAGATTTGGTGGGTCGGTTTACCTTGCTGCAGTCTAGCAACACTCTGCTTACACAAAACGTAACGCAGCTGAGTAACGCCAACAGCAAGCTGTCATCAGAGCAAAGCGCTGTGCAAAGAGAAGTGACCACTGTGAAAGACCAGAACATGAAACTGACCAGTGACCAGGCGGCCCTGCAGAGAGAGATGGCAGCCCTGAGAGATAAAAACGTCATTGTTCACCAGGACCGTGCTGGGCTGACAGCAGAAAAGGACAGAGTGAGTGCAGACCTGGCCAAGCTTCACAATGACGTGGTCTCCATGCAGACACAGGTTTCCATGCAGCAGACGGACATCATCCAACTGAAGGCTGATCATGGTGCTGTTGACTCCAAGCTCACCACTGTccagacagacatcacagctTTACAGGCAGACAGTGCCATTGTAAAGAATGATGTCAGCCAGCTGAAGACCGACTGCAGTGAGCTGAAGTCCGACATGGCCAAGGTCCACAAGAGCATTTCTGATCTTGAGGGAGACCACTCTGCCCTGCAAACTGACATGACAGCATCCAAAACCCAGGTTGTCTCCCTGGAGCTGAAGATGAAGTCAGTCCAGGATTCACTGCAAGACAACATGAAGACACTGACTGCTGTGGAAACCCGGTGTG TGAAGGCCAACACCCATGTGGGATTCCACGCGTGGATGTCACCTACAGTGACCACCAACTGGAAGCAGCAGACCCTGATCTGTGGCAACGTCATCAGCAGTGTGGGGGGTGGCtatgacagagacagtggagtGTTCACCGCTCCACTGCCTGGACTGTACTGCTTCCTGGCCTCCACCAGTCCTGGTATGGAGGATGTCATGAAAAAAGCTGGgctttgcattgtgttggatggtGAGGAGAAAGGTGTTGTGGTGTCTTATGGCAAGAGCATGTCAACAGGGCACACTGTGGTGAAGATGAAGGCTGGACAGAGGGTGTGGCTGAGATCCTGGGGTGGAGCAGAATACAcatttggtggtgggtggtgcacCTCTTTCAGTGGAATGCTGGTGCAGGCTGATGCCTGA